Proteins encoded together in one Papaver somniferum cultivar HN1 unplaced genomic scaffold, ASM357369v1 unplaced-scaffold_21, whole genome shotgun sequence window:
- the LOC113339398 gene encoding rust resistance kinase Lr10-like isoform X1: MTSIKWIFSVIHFIIILQLTTVSSSSKDVCRSFSCGHLQIRFPFYLKDRPQHDYCGYSGFELSCTKHKKTEIELPFSGAFYVRNINYTSQIMEIYDQNRCLPKKFGIGFNLLGTPFKMREYKNYTIFKCLRDVEDSYGYDDKRRIIDCLSTPSWKYTVIALDQDIPTAPYLPSHCDVMAASVSWPIGPGSSYYADIYSLNLGSLTMRWDQPKECVRCEIGGRICGYQNQTTGHPIECFEKPKEEPLGMKIAGQKIPISVSFGIFVFVFSGMIIVLIKIRRKADKEEKEKQLKIEQFLEMNALKPTRYSHAEIKKMTNKYETKLGQGGYGSVFEGMLTNGIQVAVKVLDNTEGSNNGEEFVNEIATIGRIHHLNVVCLLGFCVEGSTRALIYEFMPNSSLDKFIFSTEKDKTLVKLGWAKLQEIATGIAHGMEYLHQGCDQRILHFDIKPQNILLDHNFTPKISDFGLAKLCTKDTFVTVSMAAARGTMGYIAPEVFSRNFGAVSYKSDVYSFGMLLLEMVGGKKNTQIKMETGNDEEYFPEWVYNRLNRGEDLGIQVEEEGLDIVKKLTMVALWCIQWNPIDRPSMNGVLHMLEGNAQSLLMAPNPFASRTSVSSTSRDNHTNETELTPILEDYE; encoded by the exons ATGACAAGCATAAAATGGATATTCTCAGTTATCCATTTTATTATCATCCTTCAACTCACAACagtaagcagcagcagcaaagatGTATGTCGAAGTTTTTCATGTGGACACTTACAAATCCGGTTTCCATTTTACTTAAAGGATAGGCCGCAACATGACTACTGCGGATATTCTGGTTTCGAATTATCCTGCACAAAACATAAGAAAACAGAGATTGAGCTACCATTTTCAGGGGCATTCTATGTAAGAAACATCAACTATACATCACAAATTATGGAAATTTATGATCAAAACCGTTGCCtcccaaaaaaatttggtatagGTTTTAATCTCCTTGGTACTCCTTTCAAAATGCGAGAATATAAGAATTATACCATCTTCAAATGTTTGAGGGACGTGGAAGATAGCTATGGATATGATGATAAAAGAAGAATCATAGATTGTCTAAGTACTCCTAGTTGGAAGTACACAGTTATTGCACTCGATCAAGATATACCAACTGCACCCTATTTACCGAGCCATTGTGACGTAATGGCAGCTTCAGTTTCATGGCCAATAGGGCCCGGGTCTTCATACTATGCTGATATTTATAGTTTGAATCTGGGAAGTCTTACCATGAGGTGGGATCAGCCAAAAGAATGCGTTCGTTGTGAAATTGGTGGACGGATCTGCGGATACCAAAATCAGACCACTGGTCATCCCATTGAATGTTTCGAAAAACCCAAAG AGGAACCACTAGGAATGAAGATAGCAGGACAGAAGATACCAATAAGTGTCAGTTTTGGAatatttgtttttgtattttccGGGATGATCATCGTACTCATAAAAATACGCAGAAAAGCAgataaggaagaaaaagaaaagcagtTGAAGATTGAACAGTTCTTGGAAATGAATGCTCTGAAGCCCACTAGATATAGTCATGctgaaataaagaagatgaccAACAAATATGAGACCAAATTAGGCCAAGGAGGATATGGGAGTGTATTCGAGGGCATGCTTACTAATGGTATACAAGTAGCAGTTAAAGTTCTCGACAATACAGAAGGAAGCAATAATGGAGAAGAATTTGTCAATGAAATTGCCACTATAGGTAGAATTCATCATCTAAATGTCGTGTGCCTCTTGGGATTCTGCGTTGAAGGATCTACTCGAGCTCTTATTTACGAATTTATGCCAAATAGTTCATTAGACAAATTCATATTTTCAACCGAAAAAGATAAGACGCTGGTAAAACTTGGTTGGGCAAAACTTCAAGAAATTGCTACCGGCATCGCTCATGGTATGGAATATCTTCACCAAGGTTGTGATCAGCGCATTCTACATTTCGATATCAAACCTCAAAATATCCTGCTAGATCACAACTTTACTCCGAAAATCTCCGACTTTGGTCTAGCAAAGCTATGTACCAAAGATACTTTTGTCACGGTTTCTATGGCTGCTGCTAGAGGAACAATGGGTTATATTGCCCCTGAAGTTTTCTCTAGAAACTTTGGTGCTGTATCGTACAAATCAGACGTGTATAGTTTTGGAATGTTGTTACTTGAAATGGTTGGAGGAAAGAAGAATACACAAATTAAAATGGAAACAGGGAATGATGAAGAATATTTCCCAGAATGGGTGTATAACCGTTTGAACCGTGGGGAGGATTTAGGAATTCAAGTTGAAGAAGAAGGTTTGGATATTGTAAAAAAATTAACAATGGTGGCACTCTGGTGTATTCAGTGGAACCCGATTGACCGTCCTTCTATGAATGGTGTCCTTCATATGCTAGAAGGGAATGCCCAAAGTTTGCTCATGGCACCTAACCCTTTCGCCTCGAGGACTTCAGTTTCAAGTACTTCAAGGGATAATCATACAAATGAGACTGAATTAACACCCATCTTAGAAGACTACGAGTGA
- the LOC113339398 gene encoding rust resistance kinase Lr10-like isoform X2: MFRKTQRKADKEEKEKQLKIEQFLEMNALKPTRYSHAEIKKMTNKYETKLGQGGYGSVFEGMLTNGIQVAVKVLDNTEGSNNGEEFVNEIATIGRIHHLNVVCLLGFCVEGSTRALIYEFMPNSSLDKFIFSTEKDKTLVKLGWAKLQEIATGIAHGMEYLHQGCDQRILHFDIKPQNILLDHNFTPKISDFGLAKLCTKDTFVTVSMAAARGTMGYIAPEVFSRNFGAVSYKSDVYSFGMLLLEMVGGKKNTQIKMETGNDEEYFPEWVYNRLNRGEDLGIQVEEEGLDIVKKLTMVALWCIQWNPIDRPSMNGVLHMLEGNAQSLLMAPNPFASRTSVSSTSRDNHTNETELTPILEDYE; encoded by the exons ATGTTTCGAAAAACCCAAAG AAAAGCAgataaggaagaaaaagaaaagcagtTGAAGATTGAACAGTTCTTGGAAATGAATGCTCTGAAGCCCACTAGATATAGTCATGctgaaataaagaagatgaccAACAAATATGAGACCAAATTAGGCCAAGGAGGATATGGGAGTGTATTCGAGGGCATGCTTACTAATGGTATACAAGTAGCAGTTAAAGTTCTCGACAATACAGAAGGAAGCAATAATGGAGAAGAATTTGTCAATGAAATTGCCACTATAGGTAGAATTCATCATCTAAATGTCGTGTGCCTCTTGGGATTCTGCGTTGAAGGATCTACTCGAGCTCTTATTTACGAATTTATGCCAAATAGTTCATTAGACAAATTCATATTTTCAACCGAAAAAGATAAGACGCTGGTAAAACTTGGTTGGGCAAAACTTCAAGAAATTGCTACCGGCATCGCTCATGGTATGGAATATCTTCACCAAGGTTGTGATCAGCGCATTCTACATTTCGATATCAAACCTCAAAATATCCTGCTAGATCACAACTTTACTCCGAAAATCTCCGACTTTGGTCTAGCAAAGCTATGTACCAAAGATACTTTTGTCACGGTTTCTATGGCTGCTGCTAGAGGAACAATGGGTTATATTGCCCCTGAAGTTTTCTCTAGAAACTTTGGTGCTGTATCGTACAAATCAGACGTGTATAGTTTTGGAATGTTGTTACTTGAAATGGTTGGAGGAAAGAAGAATACACAAATTAAAATGGAAACAGGGAATGATGAAGAATATTTCCCAGAATGGGTGTATAACCGTTTGAACCGTGGGGAGGATTTAGGAATTCAAGTTGAAGAAGAAGGTTTGGATATTGTAAAAAAATTAACAATGGTGGCACTCTGGTGTATTCAGTGGAACCCGATTGACCGTCCTTCTATGAATGGTGTCCTTCATATGCTAGAAGGGAATGCCCAAAGTTTGCTCATGGCACCTAACCCTTTCGCCTCGAGGACTTCAGTTTCAAGTACTTCAAGGGATAATCATACAAATGAGACTGAATTAACACCCATCTTAGAAGACTACGAGTGA